Proteins co-encoded in one Dyella japonica A8 genomic window:
- a CDS encoding RidA family protein gives MSRTIITTDKAPAAIGPYSQAVRTGNTVYFSGQIPLDPATGNMVEGDIALQARQVFVNLKAVAEAAGGSLEKIVRIGIYVTNLGHFATVNEIMSEYFKAPYPARSTIEVSALPKLACIEVDAIMVLD, from the coding sequence ATGTCCCGCACCATCATCACTACCGACAAGGCGCCGGCCGCCATTGGCCCTTACTCGCAGGCCGTGCGCACCGGCAATACCGTGTACTTTTCGGGCCAGATCCCGCTGGATCCGGCGACCGGCAACATGGTCGAAGGTGACATTGCGCTGCAGGCGCGCCAGGTGTTCGTGAACCTCAAGGCCGTGGCCGAGGCGGCGGGCGGTTCGCTCGAGAAGATCGTGCGCATCGGCATCTATGTGACCAACCTCGGTCACTTCGCCACCGTCAACGAAATCATGTCCGAGTATTTCAAGGCGCCGTACCCGGCGCGCTCGACCATCGAGGTATCCGCGCTGCCCAAGCTCGCGTGCATCGAGGTCGATGCCATCATGGTGCTCGACTGA
- the recG gene encoding ATP-dependent DNA helicase RecG, protein MPPSRANAATILSDPGATPVSSLPGVGPALAETLARLGLERVQDLWFHLPLRYEDRTRVTPIADLRPGERAQVVGVIDAVERGFRYRPQLKVAISDDSHQTLVLRFFHFNRNQSEQLKPGTRLLCYGEVRQAAQGLEMVHPQYQRLSGDEPATVDDLLTPVYPTTEGLGQKRLAGVIAKALALLPPDAQLELIPAELCVEHGLASLREALLYVHRPPPDAHLGQLTTGHHPSQQRLAFEELLTQHLSLKRMRAAVRRRHAPRLTGTGELRARLLASLPFGLTGAQQRVSEEIARDIAEPSPMLRLVQGDVGSGKTIVAALAALAAVESGQQVALMAPTELLAEQHLNHFRHWLTPLGIEVAWLAGKVAGKARQQALQRVASGAHVVIGTHALMQEGVSFSQLGLVIVDEQHRFGVQQRLSLRDKGADHESGLVPHQLVLTATPIPRTLAMSAYADLDVSAIDELPPGRTPVQTIAISNARRFDVIERIHVACLEGRQAYWVCTLIEESEQLRAQAAEVAHAELSAALSDCRIGLVHGRMKPKEKQAVMNAFKAGELSVLVATTVIEVGVDVPNASLMVIENSERLGLAQLHQLRGRVGRGAIASNCVLLYQPPLGQLARERLQVMRDTNDGFRIAEKDLELRGPGEVLGTRQTGQLSFRIADLARDAHLLPAVQVVGARLLAQHPRQAELLITRWIGAAARYAHA, encoded by the coding sequence ATGCCGCCCTCTCGTGCCAACGCCGCCACGATCCTTTCCGACCCTGGCGCGACGCCGGTGTCGTCGCTGCCGGGCGTGGGCCCTGCGCTGGCGGAGACGCTGGCGCGCCTGGGGCTGGAGCGCGTACAGGACCTGTGGTTCCACTTGCCTTTGCGCTACGAGGACCGCACGCGGGTGACCCCGATCGCCGACCTGCGCCCCGGTGAAAGAGCGCAGGTCGTGGGTGTCATCGACGCCGTCGAGCGTGGCTTCCGCTACCGCCCCCAGCTGAAAGTCGCCATCAGCGACGACTCGCACCAGACCCTGGTGCTGCGCTTCTTCCACTTCAATCGCAACCAGTCCGAGCAACTGAAGCCCGGCACGCGGCTGCTGTGCTACGGCGAAGTGCGGCAGGCGGCGCAGGGGCTGGAGATGGTGCATCCGCAATACCAGCGTTTGAGCGGCGATGAGCCGGCGACGGTGGATGACTTGCTGACGCCGGTCTATCCGACCACGGAAGGCCTGGGCCAGAAGCGACTTGCCGGCGTCATCGCCAAGGCGCTGGCCCTGTTGCCGCCGGATGCGCAGCTGGAACTGATTCCTGCCGAGCTGTGCGTTGAGCATGGGCTGGCCTCGCTGCGGGAGGCGTTGCTCTACGTGCATCGCCCGCCGCCGGATGCCCATCTGGGGCAACTCACCACGGGGCATCATCCCTCCCAGCAGCGGCTGGCCTTCGAAGAGCTGCTGACCCAGCACCTGAGCCTCAAGCGCATGCGCGCGGCGGTGCGTCGTCGCCATGCGCCACGCCTCACAGGGACGGGCGAGTTGCGCGCGCGGCTGCTCGCAAGCCTTCCCTTTGGCCTGACGGGGGCGCAGCAGCGGGTCAGCGAGGAGATCGCCAGGGATATTGCCGAACCCAGTCCGATGCTGCGGCTGGTGCAAGGCGATGTTGGCAGCGGCAAGACCATCGTCGCGGCACTCGCCGCGCTGGCAGCGGTGGAGTCGGGCCAGCAGGTGGCGTTGATGGCGCCCACGGAACTGCTGGCCGAGCAGCACCTGAATCATTTCCGCCATTGGCTGACCCCGTTGGGTATCGAAGTGGCGTGGCTGGCCGGCAAGGTGGCCGGCAAGGCTCGTCAGCAGGCGTTGCAGCGTGTGGCCTCGGGCGCGCACGTCGTGATCGGCACGCACGCATTGATGCAGGAGGGCGTGTCCTTCTCACAGCTGGGCCTGGTGATCGTGGACGAACAGCACCGCTTCGGTGTGCAGCAGCGGTTGTCCCTGCGCGACAAGGGGGCGGACCACGAGTCGGGTCTGGTGCCACACCAGTTGGTGCTCACCGCCACGCCGATCCCGCGCACACTGGCGATGAGCGCCTACGCGGATCTCGACGTTTCCGCCATCGACGAACTGCCACCCGGCCGCACGCCGGTGCAGACCATCGCGATTTCCAATGCGCGTCGCTTCGACGTGATCGAGCGCATTCATGTGGCCTGCCTGGAAGGGCGCCAGGCCTATTGGGTGTGCACGCTGATCGAAGAGTCAGAGCAGTTGCGCGCGCAGGCGGCGGAAGTGGCTCACGCGGAGCTGTCGGCAGCGCTGTCCGACTGCCGTATCGGCCTTGTCCACGGGCGCATGAAGCCCAAGGAAAAGCAGGCCGTGATGAATGCTTTCAAGGCCGGCGAATTGTCGGTGCTGGTGGCAACCACGGTCATCGAAGTGGGCGTGGACGTACCCAATGCGAGCCTGATGGTGATCGAAAACAGCGAGCGTCTCGGTCTGGCGCAGCTGCATCAGCTGCGTGGGCGGGTGGGGCGCGGAGCGATCGCCTCCAATTGCGTGCTGCTCTACCAGCCGCCGCTCGGGCAGTTGGCGCGTGAGCGCCTGCAGGTCATGCGCGACACCAACGATGGCTTCCGCATTGCCGAGAAAGACCTGGAGCTGCGTGGCCCCGGGGAGGTGCTGGGAACAAGGCAGACCGGTCAATTGAGCTTCCGCATTGCCGATCTCGCGCGGGATGCGCACCTGCTGCCCGCGGTGCAGGTGGTGGGCGCCCGGCTGTTGGCGCAGCATCCTCGCCAGGCCGAACTGCTCATCACGCGCTGGATCGGCGCGGCCGCCCGCTACGCGCACGCGTAA
- a CDS encoding nucleoside hydrolase — protein MSQLPLLIDTDPGVDDALAILMAHAHADVLGLTIAAGNVGLVHTVRNARTLVDLVEKPTPVFPGCPTPLVRMPEEDAVHVHGSDGLGDVGFPEPASRAADEHAVHAILRLTREHPDLTLVALGPLTNLALAVRLDPTLPQRVKRLVIMGGAVTGLGNTGKIPAEFNIGFDPEAAHVVFEAFPAFDMVDWEVVLRHAFDDEEFKGWIAAGDKRAVFFEQVFGTARAFNAKRGRRGVIAADALAMAVAIDPAIVTRAEERHVAVEMDGRLTRGATVVDWTARLGQPANARIVMEVDQARFGAMVRRALGA, from the coding sequence ATGAGCCAGCTGCCATTGTTGATCGACACCGACCCGGGCGTGGATGACGCGCTCGCCATCCTGATGGCCCACGCGCATGCCGATGTGCTCGGCCTGACGATTGCGGCAGGCAACGTCGGTCTCGTCCATACGGTGCGCAACGCACGCACGCTGGTCGATCTGGTGGAGAAGCCGACGCCGGTGTTCCCGGGTTGCCCAACGCCGCTCGTACGCATGCCCGAGGAGGATGCGGTACACGTCCATGGCAGCGACGGCCTGGGCGATGTCGGCTTTCCGGAACCCGCCAGCCGCGCCGCCGACGAGCACGCAGTACACGCGATCCTCCGGCTGACGCGAGAGCATCCTGATCTCACCCTGGTGGCGCTGGGGCCGCTGACCAATCTGGCGTTGGCCGTGCGGCTGGATCCCACGCTGCCGCAGCGCGTGAAGCGCCTGGTGATCATGGGCGGCGCCGTGACTGGTCTCGGCAATACGGGCAAGATCCCTGCCGAGTTCAATATCGGCTTCGATCCCGAGGCCGCGCATGTGGTGTTCGAGGCGTTCCCGGCGTTCGATATGGTCGACTGGGAAGTCGTGTTGCGCCATGCCTTCGACGACGAAGAGTTCAAGGGCTGGATCGCCGCGGGTGACAAGCGTGCCGTGTTCTTCGAGCAGGTGTTCGGTACCGCGCGCGCATTCAATGCCAAGCGAGGACGTCGCGGCGTGATCGCCGCCGATGCGCTGGCCATGGCGGTGGCGATCGATCCGGCCATCGTCACGCGCGCCGAAGAGCGTCATGTCGCGGTGGAAATGGACGGGCGCCTGACGCGCGGTGCGACCGTGGTGGACTGGACGGCGCGACTGGGCCAGCCGGCTAATGCGCGCATCGTGATGGAGGTCGATCAGGCCCGTTTCGGGGCCATGGTGCGGCGGGCGCTGGGGGCCTGA
- a CDS encoding type B 50S ribosomal protein L31, with translation MKPDIHPNYRPVVFQDLSSDFAFLTRSTIATKETVKWEDGNEYPLIKVDISSHSHPFYTGKQKTLDTGGRVDKFRKRYAQK, from the coding sequence ATGAAGCCCGATATCCATCCGAATTATCGCCCGGTGGTGTTCCAGGACCTGTCGTCGGACTTCGCGTTCCTGACGCGTTCGACGATCGCCACCAAGGAAACCGTCAAGTGGGAAGACGGTAACGAGTACCCGCTGATCAAGGTGGATATCTCGAGCCACTCCCATCCGTTCTACACCGGCAAGCAGAAGACGCTGGACACCGGCGGCCGCGTCGACAAGTTCCGCAAGCGCTACGCGCAGAAGTAA
- a CDS encoding citrate synthase gives MSDSKIVKLVDESTNRSSELPLLSGTLGPACIDIGTLYKDTGHFTYDPGYGSTASTKSAITYIDGDEGVLLYRGYPIEQLAEKSSFLETSYLLLNGELPTKDQFTKFEHDITHHTMMHESLKDFFKGFHHDAHPMAMLAASVASLSAFYHDDIDVDNAEDRKLAAIRLIAKMPTIAAACYRYSIGWPFRYPRNNLEYVDRFLHMMFEVPSEPLQMSPVAAKALDLLFILHADHEQNASTSTVRLVGSTGANPYASIAAGITALWGPAHGGANEAVLKMLEEIGTADKVETAVKRAKDKNDNFRLMGFGHRVYKNFDPRAKIIREMTHKVLGELGVNDPLLEVAMKLEEAALKDDYFVERKLYPNVDFYSGIIYKALGIPTEMFTVMFAIARTAGWISHWIEQHETPGARIGRPRQIYTGSDVRNYVAADKR, from the coding sequence GTGTCCGATTCCAAGATCGTCAAGTTGGTGGATGAGTCGACCAACCGCAGCAGTGAACTGCCCCTGCTGAGCGGTACGCTCGGTCCCGCATGCATCGACATCGGAACGTTGTACAAGGACACGGGCCATTTCACCTATGACCCGGGTTACGGCAGCACTGCCAGCACCAAGAGCGCCATCACCTACATCGACGGCGACGAAGGCGTCCTGCTGTACCGTGGTTACCCGATCGAACAGCTGGCCGAGAAGTCCAGCTTCCTCGAAACCTCGTACCTGCTCCTCAACGGCGAGCTGCCGACCAAGGACCAGTTCACCAAGTTCGAGCACGACATCACGCATCACACGATGATGCACGAGTCCCTGAAGGACTTCTTCAAGGGCTTCCACCACGACGCGCACCCGATGGCCATGCTGGCCGCCTCGGTGGCCTCGCTGTCGGCCTTCTACCACGACGACATCGACGTCGATAACGCCGAAGACCGCAAGCTGGCCGCGATCCGCCTGATCGCCAAGATGCCGACCATCGCCGCTGCCTGCTACCGCTACTCCATCGGCTGGCCGTTCCGCTACCCGCGCAACAACCTCGAGTACGTCGACCGCTTCCTGCACATGATGTTCGAAGTGCCGAGCGAGCCGCTGCAGATGAGCCCGGTGGCCGCCAAGGCGCTGGACCTGTTGTTCATCCTGCACGCCGACCATGAGCAGAACGCTTCCACCTCGACCGTTCGCCTGGTCGGTTCGACCGGTGCCAACCCGTATGCTTCCATCGCTGCCGGCATCACCGCGCTGTGGGGCCCGGCACATGGCGGTGCCAACGAAGCCGTGCTGAAGATGCTCGAGGAGATCGGTACGGCCGACAAGGTCGAAACCGCCGTCAAGCGCGCGAAGGACAAGAACGACAACTTCCGCCTGATGGGCTTTGGCCATCGCGTGTACAAGAACTTCGATCCGCGCGCCAAGATCATCCGTGAGATGACCCACAAGGTGCTCGGCGAGCTGGGCGTTAACGATCCGCTGCTGGAAGTGGCGATGAAGCTGGAAGAGGCGGCGCTGAAGGACGATTACTTCGTCGAGCGCAAGCTGTACCCCAACGTCGACTTCTACTCGGGCATCATCTACAAGGCGCTCGGCATCCCGACCGAGATGTTCACCGTGATGTTCGCCATTGCCCGCACCGCTGGCTGGATCTCGCACTGGATCGAGCAGCACGAAACCCCGGGTGCGCGCATCGGCCGTCCGCGCCAGATCTACACTGGCTCCGACGTGCGCAACTACGTGGCGGCCGACAAGCGCTAA
- a CDS encoding penicillin-binding protein 1A — translation MQILKRLLRWILVLAFTGLLLGVAAVGVAYWLISPRLPSVAVLKDYHMQVPLRVLSADGKLIASFGETRRIPVAIGEVPDRLKHAVLAAEDASFYQHPGVDWHGIARAGWHVVVSGGDKGPGGSTITQQVARNFFLSPEKLYSRKLTEIFIALRMESELTKDQILELYLNKMFLGHRSYGVAAAASFYYGKTLDQLSVAECATIASTFQLPSLVNPLNSPKRMIARRNWTLGQMLENRYISKAEYEQAIAEPNNASPHEPPIEVDAPYLAEMVRLQVLDRLGNDALTEGYVVKTTVDSRRQQAAVEAVRSGLVDYDHRHGWRGPEAHQELAADASTEELERALAGYTDISGMDPGIVTQVSATEASVYLASRDQVKLSLDAMSWARPRIDDTRVGATPKSVSTVLKRGDIIRVSRDEKGQWQLTQIPSAQAALVSLNPEDGALQSLVGGFNFLRSKFNRAVMAARQPGSSFKPFIYSAAFERGFTPASIVNDAPLALPDPSRPGGLWTPSNDDDKFDGPIPLREALVQSKNLVSVRLLDAIGVRYARDYATRFGFSLDSLPSNLSMALGTASVSPMSMARGYAVFANGGYLVTPYFISEIDDRDGKPVYQANPARACRTCAERLLDTRPPGPPPAGSSAAPVNAVAAAGSASTPATTGSVAGVGDAVLPADAHGEGAHPPVLAPQVIDVRNDYLITSLMQDVIKRGTGSAAMALGRTDLAGKTGSTNDHRDAWFSGFNGSLVGTVWVGFDDFGSLGKGEFGAKAALPIWMSYMGTVLKDQPSDTLPMPPGISTVQINGRSEIMKVEDVDRMKQQANQEQEDQDQQHAYDIF, via the coding sequence ATGCAAATTCTTAAGCGGTTGCTGCGCTGGATCCTGGTCCTGGCCTTTACGGGTTTGCTGCTGGGCGTCGCGGCGGTCGGGGTGGCCTACTGGCTGATTTCCCCCCGTCTGCCCTCGGTGGCCGTCCTCAAGGACTACCACATGCAGGTGCCGCTCAGAGTGCTATCGGCTGATGGCAAGCTGATTGCGAGCTTTGGCGAAACCCGACGTATCCCCGTGGCTATCGGCGAGGTGCCGGACCGGCTGAAGCACGCCGTGCTGGCCGCCGAGGACGCCAGCTTCTACCAGCATCCGGGCGTGGACTGGCACGGCATCGCCCGCGCCGGCTGGCACGTCGTGGTGTCCGGGGGCGACAAGGGCCCGGGCGGCTCGACCATCACCCAGCAGGTGGCCCGCAATTTCTTTCTGAGCCCGGAAAAGCTCTATTCGCGCAAGCTGACGGAGATCTTCATCGCCCTGCGCATGGAGAGCGAGCTGACCAAGGACCAGATCCTGGAGCTCTACCTCAACAAGATGTTCCTGGGCCACCGCTCCTACGGCGTGGCGGCGGCGGCCTCGTTCTATTACGGCAAGACGCTGGACCAGCTTTCCGTGGCCGAATGCGCCACCATCGCCTCCACGTTCCAGCTGCCCTCGCTGGTGAACCCGCTCAACAGCCCCAAGCGCATGATCGCCCGCCGCAACTGGACCCTGGGCCAGATGCTGGAGAACCGCTACATCTCCAAGGCCGAGTACGAGCAGGCCATCGCCGAGCCCAACAACGCCTCGCCGCATGAGCCGCCGATCGAGGTGGACGCGCCCTATCTGGCCGAAATGGTGCGCCTGCAGGTGCTGGACCGCCTGGGCAACGATGCGCTGACCGAGGGTTATGTGGTCAAGACCACGGTCGACAGCCGGCGCCAGCAGGCCGCCGTGGAAGCCGTGCGCTCGGGCCTGGTGGACTATGACCACCGCCATGGCTGGCGCGGCCCGGAGGCCCACCAGGAGCTCGCTGCCGACGCCAGTACCGAGGAACTGGAGCGTGCGCTGGCCGGCTATACCGACATCTCCGGCATGGACCCGGGCATCGTCACCCAGGTCTCGGCCACCGAGGCCAGCGTCTACCTGGCCAGCCGCGACCAGGTGAAGCTGAGCCTGGATGCGATGAGCTGGGCCCGCCCCCGTATCGACGACACCCGCGTGGGCGCCACGCCCAAGAGCGTGTCCACGGTGCTCAAGCGCGGCGACATCATCCGCGTCTCGCGCGACGAGAAGGGTCAGTGGCAGCTCACCCAGATCCCCTCGGCCCAGGCGGCGCTGGTCTCCCTCAACCCTGAGGATGGCGCCCTGCAGTCCCTGGTGGGCGGCTTCAACTTCCTGCGCAGCAAGTTCAACCGCGCCGTGATGGCGGCCCGCCAGCCCGGCTCCAGCTTCAAGCCGTTCATCTACTCGGCGGCCTTCGAGCGCGGCTTTACCCCGGCCTCCATCGTCAACGACGCGCCGCTGGCCCTGCCCGACCCCTCGCGCCCGGGCGGCCTGTGGACGCCGTCCAACGATGACGACAAGTTCGATGGCCCCATACCGCTGCGCGAAGCCCTGGTGCAGTCCAAGAACCTGGTATCGGTGCGCCTGCTGGATGCCATCGGCGTGCGTTATGCGCGCGACTATGCGACCCGCTTCGGCTTCTCCCTGGACTCGTTGCCGAGCAACCTTTCGATGGCGCTGGGCACGGCCTCGGTATCGCCCATGAGCATGGCCCGCGGCTATGCCGTGTTCGCCAACGGCGGCTATCTGGTCACGCCCTACTTCATCAGCGAAATCGACGATCGCGACGGCAAGCCGGTGTACCAGGCCAATCCGGCCCGCGCCTGCCGCACCTGCGCCGAGCGCCTGCTCGACACCCGTCCGCCGGGTCCGCCGCCGGCCGGCAGCTCAGCAGCCCCCGTCAACGCGGTAGCCGCTGCCGGTTCGGCAAGCACCCCGGCCACGACCGGCAGCGTGGCCGGCGTAGGCGACGCGGTGCTCCCGGCAGACGCCCATGGCGAGGGCGCCCACCCGCCCGTGCTGGCACCTCAGGTCATCGACGTGCGCAACGACTATCTGATCACCTCCCTGATGCAGGACGTGATCAAGCGAGGCACGGGCTCCGCCGCCATGGCGCTGGGCCGCACCGACCTGGCTGGCAAGACCGGCTCCACCAACGACCACCGCGACGCCTGGTTCTCGGGCTTCAACGGCTCCCTGGTGGGCACGGTCTGGGTGGGCTTCGACGACTTCGGCTCGCTGGGCAAGGGCGAGTTCGGCGCCAAGGCCGCGCTGCCGATCTGGATGTCGTACATGGGTACCGTGCTGAAGGATCAGCCATCGGATACCCTGCCCATGCCACCGGGCATTTCGACGGTGCAGATCAATGGCCGGTCCGAAATCATGAAGGTCGAAGATGTGGACCGGATGAAGCAGCAGGCCAACCAGGAACAGGAGGATCAGGACCAGCAGCACGCCTACGACATCTTCTAA
- a CDS encoding pilus assembly protein PilM: MGLFTPKKPPLVGVDISSTAVKLLQLSQAGGRYRVEHYAVEPLPPNAVVEKNIVEVDAVGEAIRRALSRSGSKLKHAAAAVAGSAVITRVIPMPSELSEDDLEGQIQVEANQYIPYPIEEVSLDYEVLGPVRDNPEMNNVLLAASRTENVDMRVAALDLGGLSAKVIDVEAFAMENAFAMVADQLNVGRDALVAVVDIGATMTTLSVLRNQRTIYSREQVFGGKQLTDEIMRRYGLSYEEAGRAKRKGGLPDSYESEALEPFKESLVQQISRLLQFFFAGSEYSKVDQVVLAGGCASIEGIGPMLEQQLGVPCVVANPLARMSLSPRVQAQSLAQDAPALMIAVGLALRSFD; this comes from the coding sequence GTGGGGCTTTTCACACCCAAGAAGCCGCCGCTTGTTGGTGTCGACATCAGTTCGACGGCCGTCAAGCTGCTGCAGCTCAGCCAGGCCGGCGGTCGCTATCGCGTGGAACACTACGCGGTCGAGCCACTGCCCCCCAATGCTGTCGTCGAGAAGAACATCGTCGAGGTCGACGCCGTGGGCGAGGCCATCCGGCGCGCGTTGTCGCGCTCGGGGTCCAAGCTCAAGCACGCGGCCGCGGCCGTGGCCGGGTCGGCAGTCATCACTCGCGTCATCCCGATGCCGAGCGAACTGTCCGAGGATGATCTGGAGGGCCAGATTCAGGTCGAGGCCAACCAGTACATCCCGTACCCGATCGAGGAAGTCAGCCTGGACTACGAAGTGCTCGGTCCGGTGCGCGACAACCCCGAAATGAACAACGTCCTGCTCGCTGCCTCGCGCACCGAGAACGTGGACATGCGCGTCGCCGCGCTCGACCTGGGCGGTCTGTCCGCCAAGGTGATCGACGTCGAGGCGTTCGCGATGGAAAACGCCTTCGCCATGGTGGCGGACCAGCTGAACGTCGGCCGCGATGCGCTGGTCGCCGTGGTCGACATTGGCGCCACCATGACCACGCTGTCGGTGCTGCGCAACCAGCGCACCATCTATTCGCGCGAGCAGGTGTTCGGCGGCAAGCAGCTCACCGATGAAATCATGCGCCGCTACGGCCTCTCCTATGAGGAAGCCGGTCGTGCCAAGCGCAAGGGTGGCCTGCCTGACTCCTACGAAAGCGAAGCCCTTGAGCCCTTCAAGGAGTCGCTGGTGCAGCAGATCAGCCGCCTGCTCCAGTTCTTCTTCGCGGGCAGCGAATACAGCAAGGTCGACCAGGTTGTGCTGGCCGGCGGTTGCGCGTCCATCGAAGGCATCGGCCCCATGCTGGAACAGCAGCTCGGCGTGCCTTGCGTGGTGGCCAACCCGCTGGCCCGCATGTCGCTGTCGCCTCGCGTGCAGGCCCAGTCGCTGGCACAGGACGCCCCCGCCTTGATGATCGCGGTCGGCCTCGCGCTGAGGAGTTTTGACTGA
- a CDS encoding PilN domain-containing protein, with amino-acid sequence MAHINLLPWRIERRKQREREFFMQLGSAFVAALLAVVVWSLWMDSRISGQNDRNTYLQGEIKQLDERIVKIKDLEKVRESLLARKQIIEQLQANRSQMVHLFDELVKTIPASARLNGLKQSGDSMSLDGAAQSNASVAEYMRNIETSPWMGHADLRKTENTHGDSRLPYSFGLDVALNRPKTDENGDGTSDDGHAPAAASSTAAPAKPAPANAAEPAKAASAAVATKPASSAPAAANGGAK; translated from the coding sequence ATGGCACACATCAACCTACTCCCGTGGCGCATCGAGCGCCGCAAGCAGCGCGAGCGTGAGTTCTTCATGCAGCTCGGCTCCGCCTTCGTGGCGGCGCTGCTGGCGGTCGTGGTGTGGTCGCTCTGGATGGATTCGCGCATCAGCGGCCAGAACGACCGCAACACCTACCTGCAGGGCGAGATCAAGCAGCTCGACGAACGCATCGTCAAGATCAAGGACCTGGAGAAGGTCCGCGAGAGCCTGCTGGCGCGAAAGCAGATCATCGAGCAGCTGCAGGCCAACCGCTCGCAGATGGTCCATCTGTTCGACGAGCTGGTGAAGACCATTCCCGCCAGTGCCCGCCTGAACGGCCTCAAGCAGTCCGGCGATTCGATGTCGCTGGATGGCGCCGCGCAGTCCAACGCCAGCGTGGCCGAGTACATGCGCAACATCGAAACCTCGCCGTGGATGGGCCATGCCGATCTGCGCAAGACCGAGAACACGCATGGCGACAGCCGCCTGCCGTACTCCTTCGGCCTCGACGTTGCGCTGAACCGTCCGAAGACGGACGAGAACGGCGACGGCACCTCGGATGACGGCCACGCACCGGCTGCGGCCAGTTCGACGGCGGCGCCGGCCAAGCCTGCCCCGGCCAATGCCGCGGAGCCGGCCAAGGCGGCCAGCGCTGCCGTGGCGACCAAGCCGGCCAGTTCCGCGCCTGCGGCGGCCAACGGAGGAGCCAAGTAA
- a CDS encoding type 4a pilus biogenesis protein PilO, which yields MKFLQDLQSLDRNNIGGWPRSVKTFFTGLLFAIIVFFGWYLFISDQQDQLQAAATKEDQLKKEFSEKQAKAVNLEALQQQLDEMQDMLRQLLRQLPSKTEMPELLVDVSQTALSAGLEADLFQPGPETPKDFYAEKPIQLRMVGTYHQFGTFISGVASLPRVVILTMHDVSLTPKNKDAKGNPAADGLLVLQGTVKTYRYLDEDESAAAKAANAKSPHGKKAEGQK from the coding sequence ATGAAATTCCTCCAGGATTTGCAGAGCCTCGACCGCAACAACATCGGCGGTTGGCCAAGGTCGGTAAAGACGTTCTTCACGGGCTTGCTGTTCGCCATCATCGTGTTCTTCGGTTGGTACCTCTTCATCAGCGACCAGCAGGACCAGTTGCAGGCGGCGGCCACCAAGGAAGATCAGCTGAAGAAGGAGTTCTCCGAGAAGCAGGCCAAGGCGGTCAATCTCGAAGCGCTCCAGCAGCAGCTCGATGAAATGCAAGACATGCTGCGCCAGTTGCTGCGGCAGCTGCCCAGCAAGACCGAAATGCCGGAACTGCTGGTGGATGTCTCGCAGACAGCTCTTTCGGCGGGCCTTGAGGCCGACCTGTTCCAGCCGGGCCCGGAAACGCCGAAGGATTTCTACGCCGAGAAGCCGATCCAGCTGCGTATGGTGGGTACCTACCACCAGTTTGGCACCTTCATCAGTGGCGTTGCCTCGCTGCCGCGCGTGGTGATCCTGACCATGCACGACGTGTCGCTGACGCCGAAGAACAAGGACGCCAAGGGCAATCCGGCTGCCGATGGGCTGCTGGTGCTGCAGGGCACGGTCAAGACGTATCGCTACCTGGATGAAGACGAAAGCGCGGCCGCCAAGGCGGCCAACGCCAAGTCACCTCACGGCAAGAAGGCGGAGGGGCAGAAATGA
- a CDS encoding pilus assembly protein PilP: MSKLTAITPAFVAKASLVLCAVLTLAACSGQDDLHQWVAQEKQKKGAPIPPLPVIKTFETFQYTDQDKRDPFSPSTAELQGNANAGPRPDENRVKEPLEMFALDSLKMVGTVGVGAGMEVLVKDPGGVIHRVHRNEYMGQNYGRVTAIGDDHIDLVELVSNGNGGWMERSASIALSEK; the protein is encoded by the coding sequence ATGAGCAAGTTGACTGCCATCACGCCTGCCTTCGTGGCGAAAGCGTCGCTGGTGCTGTGCGCGGTGCTGACGCTCGCCGCCTGTAGCGGGCAAGACGATCTTCACCAGTGGGTTGCGCAGGAAAAGCAGAAGAAGGGCGCACCGATTCCGCCCCTCCCTGTGATCAAGACCTTCGAAACCTTCCAGTACACCGACCAGGACAAGCGCGATCCGTTCAGCCCGAGCACGGCCGAACTCCAGGGCAACGCCAACGCGGGACCGCGTCCGGATGAAAACCGGGTGAAGGAACCGCTCGAAATGTTCGCCCTGGACAGCTTGAAGATGGTCGGCACCGTCGGGGTCGGTGCCGGCATGGAAGTGCTCGTGAAGGATCCCGGTGGCGTGATCCATCGCGTCCATCGCAATGAATACATGGGCCAGAACTATGGTCGGGTCACCGCGATCGGCGATGACCACATCGATCTGGTGGAACTGGTTTCCAATGGCAACGGTGGCTGGATGGAACGTTCCGCCAGCATCGCGCTCAGCGAGAAATAA